The Polyangia bacterium DNA segment GACCTGGTCGAGGCTCATCCACTCCTGCACGAACTCCTGGACGGTGGCGCGCGCCTTGTTGTCGGCCAGCATCCGCGTGGCCTGCGCTTCCAGATCGGCTTGCGCGCTGAGCTTGCCCATGGCGGCAGCGTCAAATAGCGCCTGGTCCGGCATAGAGCCCCAGATGAAGTACGACAGTCGAGAGGCGTTTTCGTACGAGCCCAGCTTGACCACGCTTCCTTCCATCGTCGGTTTGTTCGGCCCCAGCTCCCAGTGGTAGAGGAACTCCGGCGCCTGCAGCATTGCCTCCAGCAGCAGGCTGACCCCACTGGTCACCGTCAGCGACAGCGTGGTGCGGCCGGTCTGGTAAAGCGCCATCAGCGCATCGGCCTCCGCGGCGGCGACCGGGCGACGGTAGATCTTCAGGCCGAAGTTCTGCACGAAGCTGCGGATGCAGGTCTGTTCGTTGGCGGCCGAGGTGTCGCAGGGAACCATCGTGGCGAAGTTGTTCTTCACGGCGTTGGCGGCGACCGCTTCGGCGGCGTCGCGCAGCGTGGTCGCATCCTGCGAGGTCACGATCCCGAACCGACGATAAAGGAAGTCACCGTCGTGATCATCGGGAAGCGCGTTGGCCGGATTGGTGTTGTCGTTGAAGAGATCGGAAACCGTGTTGTTGTACTCGCGGCGCGTAAGGCGCGTCAGCGGCATGGGCCCGGCCGCGTTGGGGTCCGCCGGCGTGCTGGTCGAGGGATTGCCGCCCGTGGTTGAACCCGGACCGGTGGTACTCCCCGGCCCGCCCGGGTTATTCGAAGAACCCGGCCCGCCGTTGGGACCGCCCGGTTCTGAACCGCCGGGTGTTCCGATCGAGCCCTGACAGCCGCCGACGGCAATCGACACCGCGGCCAGGGACACGAGAGACAGTTTCTTCATGGTGGTCTTGGCCTTTCGCAGCCGGGAAATCGCAACCCAGTTCTGGCCTCCCAACCGGTCCACCCACATCATGCCCCGACTTAGACTAGTGGAGGTGCACGGAAGGAAGCGATCAAGAAAGTCGCACATGAGTTATCTGAGTAAAACTGTTCGTGAATCTCTCTGCAAAGGCGGTTGTCTTCAAATCTTGGTACCCCATCGACTTTCGTCCTCAAACGCCGCGCCGCGCCGGTGGCGCCCACTTCCGACCTGAAGGCCTTTGACCAGGCACCGCAATGGGCAATGGAGCGGGAAGGAGCAAACCTTCAAGCAAGAACGGACATTTCTTTGCTAGTCTTTCGGCCGCGGCGCAATCGACTCTGCGCAACGTTCATGCGATAGGTCTTGCCGGGGTCAGTTCGAGACGTGACAAGCGTTCGACGGATTCGAAACGTGGCAGGTCCGCGAGCGGTCCGCATTTTTCGACTGGTCTCGTGGCTACTGCTGTTGCTGGCGTGGCCGGCGCGCGCAGAAGCGGCTCGTGCGTTGCGGGTGATCGCGGGAGGCAGTTGTCCGGCTGGGCCAGACGTGGCCGACGAGCTACGCCGCCTGCTGCCCGCGTTCGATGTGTCGACGGCCAGCGTCGGGGCCGCCACCGATCAGGACGCGGTGCTGACCGAGGAAGCCAAAGGGGTCACTGCGGCCATCGGCGGTCAGGTTCGCTACTTTGAAGATCCCGGCGCGCGCTGCGCGGAACGAGGACGAATGGTGGCGGTGTTCATTGCTGTGGTGCTGGATCCGCCACGTTTTGCGCTGCCGCCGCCTCCGCCCGCACCGCCGCCATCCGAGCCGCCCGTCCTTGCGGTGGCGCCGGCCGCGCCCGTCGCACGCTCGGATCGCCACCTCGATATCGAGTTCGGCCCGACATCGCAAGCAGCGACGGCCGACGGCTTAGAGAATGTTCCGTTGACAGCAGGCGCGACTCTCCGCCTCCTGTGGGGCCGCACGCTGCGCTTGTCGGTGGGTGTCAGCGGACAGTCAGCGGCCACCTTACTTTTTGGTCGTGCCAATGTGCGCGGTCAATGGATTCCCGTCGACGCCGGCCTGCGGTGGACGCGCGCCAACGCCCGCTGGGACGGCGGCGGCGAGCTGTCACTGGCGGTGGCGCCTGTTCACTTGATCGGCCAGGGCCAGAACCTCAGCCCGGCGGAAGGTGGCTGGCGGGTCGACCTGGGCGCACGGCTGGCCGCGTCGGTGCGATACTGGATGACCTCGCGTTTCGGCATTTTCCTGGCCCCGGATGCCCTGATCTTTCCCCGGCCCTATAATCTGTCGGTCGGGTCTTTAGGGATTGTCGGTGAAACGCCGAAGCTGTGGCTGGGATTACAGCTAGGCCTCGCTGTCAGGCTGCGTTGACAGCCTTCCTCGTCGCTGAAGGTTTTGCATGACTCCGCCCGTTAACAAGGTGATTTTGACGGTGGAGAAAATGGCAGCCGTGGGTGAGCCCCCCGCGGCCGAAGTGACGAGGCTGCTGACGTTCGAAGAGATCTATTCGCAGTGGTTTCACGACGTGTCGCGGTGGGTGCGGGCCCTGGGGGGGATGAATGCGGATCTCGATGACCTTACGCAGGAGGTCTTTCTTGTTGTTCGAAGGAAGCTCTCGCGCTTTGACGGTCGAAACCTGGCGGGGTGGCTTTACAGCATCGCCAAGCACCAGGTGCGAGATTACCGGCGGCGCGCCTGGGTGCGCCGGTTCGTCAAAGGACCGGAGCGTGAGCCGGAGATCAACAATGATTCGCCGATCTTTTTGGTCCAGCCGACGCCCGATCCCGGCGAGGCCCTGCAGCGAAAAGAAGTCGAGCGTTTCCTCACCCAGACGCTGGCCAAGATGAGCGAAATGCAGCGCACAGCGTTCGTTCTCTTCGAGATCGAAGGGTACAGCGGCGAAGAGATTGCCGAGCTGGAACAGATTCCGGTGAACACCGTGTGGACGCGGCTGCATCATGCCCGCAAACGATTTTTCGAACTGGTGGATGAGGCTAGGGTGGAAGGGAGATTGCCGTGAAGAGGTTACGAGACGAGCTTAACGCGACGGATCCGCGGTTGCGGATGGCAGCAGAGGTGATGCGACGGATAAATCCGTTGCCGCCAGACATGCAGCGCCAGCGACGGGTTCGCTTGATGCTGGGTTCGCCGCACCGGCGCCGGCAAGCGTTCCTCATCGCCCGACCGGCGATGGCGCTGGGAATTTTGCTGGCCAGTGTGGCCGGCGCCAGCGCCATGGTGGGCGGCGGCTGGCAGTACGCCCGCGCGCACATCACCTGGTTCGCGCTGCAGTCGCCGAACAGCGCGCGCGCGCGAACGACCGCGCACGCGACAACGGCCCGTGCCACCGACAGGAACGAATCGCCGACGCCTCCGATGACGGTGGCCGCCGCAGATCCGACGCCCGCTCCGGTCAACGCCGCTGCCCTGCCTGTCGCCGTCCCGACACCGGCCGTCGTCGCTGTCGAAGAGCCGGCGCCGGTTGAGTCGCCCTTGGTGAGGGCGCCCAGCTTCGAACGACAGCGTCACACCCGCCGCGCCGAAGCCAAACGTCGGGTGGCTCGGGTAACTCGGGTGGCAATGACAAACAACCGTGAGAAGCCGGCCGCCGCGGACGCTGCGGCCGCACCCGCGCGCGAACCGTCGACCGCGGTTGCGCTGCCAGCCGGCCCGGGTGCCGAGTTGCTGATCGAAGCGATGGAGGCTCGTCGCGAGGGCAGCATGACCCGCGCGGCCCGCCTGCTGGCGGAATACCGCGACCGCTATCCGAACGGCGCGCTTCAAGAAGAGGCGCTGGCCTTGTCGCTGGAAGCAGCGGCCGTGCGCGGTGACAGCGACGCGGCCTATGACTTCGCGCAAGAATATCTGCGTCGGTTCCCGGGCGGCCGTTTCCGCGAGCGCGTCCGCCAGGTGCTGAAGACACTGCCGCGCTGATGTCTTGATGTCTTTCGGCCGCACTTGTGTTCTGGGCCTTTGTGCCTGGAGCCTTGCGGCTTGCGATCGCACTCTGGAGATCGGCAAGAGCGCCGCCATCGTGCCCGGCAATGACGCCGGCATCGACGTCATTGCTCCCGTCGACGTCGGCTTGCCGCCGCCGGTCGACAGCGGGCCGCCAGCGGACAGCGGCCACGATCAAGTGACGGCGGAAACGCCACCGCAAACGTTGCTGTGGAAAAGCGATCTCGAGACCGACGACTTCTCCGAATGGACCCAAGGCGGTCCGACCATGGGCGGCCACTACAAAAACAATGACATCACGGCGACGCTGTCGACCGAGCAGGCACATTCCGGAACGCACGCCATCAAGATCAGCTTCGACACCTCGGACGGCGCCGCCGATCACCAAGCCGAGTTCTACCGCCAGGTCGAATCAACCCCGGCGTACTACAGCGCATGGTTCTATATCGACGGACCCCACACGCCGGCGACTTACTGGTCGATCTTTTTCTTCTTCTACTCTCCGCCGGGGACCAATCCAACGCCGGGCCACGGACTGTGGGACGTCAACCTGAATACCAAGATGACGCCGGAGTTTTTCAACGAGACCAACATGGACACCATCCATTCGATGCCGGCGATGGCCTACCCCATCGGCACCTGGTTCCAGCTGGAGGCCTACTATTCTCACTTGCCGTCGAGCAATGGGCAGCTTCAGGTCTGGATGAACGGAATCCCGATCCTGAACATTCCCGATCTGGGCACCACTCCCAGCGACAACAACCTCTACTGGGCCATCGGCAGCGACAACGATTCGATGACGCCGTCGAAGTGCACGATGTACATCGACGATGCCAAGATCTCGACCACGCGGGTCGGACCCTAGTTACCCGCGCCAGCGCTTGACGACTTTCAAGCCTTGGGCGCAGTCTTTCGCTTACAGCATGAAAGCGACAGCAGCAGGTTTGTTGGGACGCTGCGGACGCGGGGGCTTCGGGACCGTGTGGGCGGCGATCGCGGCGATGACGGTAGCCACGCCGACCCTGGGCAGCCTTGGCTGCAGCAGCCAACTTCACGCGTCGACGGACGACGGCGGCACCGGTACGGGTGGCGCTGGCGCGACTGGCGGTGACGATGCGGCGGCGCCTTCCGACGCCAGCAATGGCGGCGACGGACCGCCGATGAACGGCACGCCCGGACACTGGGACACGCTGCCGGCCGTGCCTCGTCCGCGCTTTTACACCGGCGTGGGAGCGGCCGGCGGCAAGATCTACGTCGTCGGCGGAACCCTGGGTGGAACCGCCTTCGACACCGCCGCCGAACGCTTTTCCGTCGAGGTCTTCGATCCCCCCACCGGCGCCTGGAGCGCGCTGCCGAATCTCCCCAACGCGTTCATCATTCCCAACGTCACCGGCGTGGGCGATCAGCTCTTCATCCTGGGCAGCTTGGACACCAATCTCGTCTATACCTACGACGCCACCGCCAACGCCTGGGTGGCCAAGCACTCGCTGCCAATTACGGGTGGCCGGGGCGGCGCCGCGGTTGGCGTTTCGGGCACGACCATCTACCTCGCTGGCGGCGTGGTCCGCGGCCTGTCGGCGAATATGCTGGACACCGGCGTGCGCCAGTCGACCCTGCTGGCCTATGACACCACCTCCGACACCTGGCAGACCCTGCCCGAGCTTCCGCTGGCCGTCGGCTATGCCACCGGCGCGGTGGTGAACAACCAGCTTTGGGTGATGGGCGGCAGCACCGACTTCGCGCGCACCGATCAGGTGCTGTCCTTCGACCTCGCCAAGCAACAGTGGGCCGCCCAGGCGCCGCTGCCGGTCGGCCTCAGCAGCGCCACCGGCGCGGCGATCGGCCAGCACATCTTCTTGATCGGCGGCATCGCCACCGCCATTGGCCGCATCAACGGCGACACGCTGCAGATCGATCTGGCCACGTCGGCCTGGTCGACATTGGCGCCGCTGCCCACGCCGCGCTTCGCGATGGGTGCCGCCGTCGTGGGCGGCAAGATCTATGTCCCCACCGGCGAGGCCAGCACCGGCGACAACGTGTTCGGCCCGTCGGACGCCTTCGAAGTCTTCACCCCATAAGCGCGGCGGCGGCGCCGTGGTTACTTCGCGGCGCGGATGAACACGTTGTCGTCCACCGCCATGCTGTGGCAGTCGTTGCCACAGGTCGCGGTCGGCGATTTGTCGTCGCCGATCCCGTCGGCCACCGGCTGCAGGGTGGCCAGCCGACCGATGCGTTCGTACCAGTACCAGGTGTTTGCGGCGGTCCCGGGCGCCACCTTCACGGCGACGGCATAGCCATACGGTCCGTCGTTGGCGTCGAACAGCTCCTTGACCGATGCCGCGCCGACCGGATACGGCACGGTGTTACTGGCCAGCAGTAGATCGTTCGTGCAGATGCGGTGCCGCCCGTGCGTGCCGATCAGCGTGGGCATCGCTGGAGCGGCCCGCGGGCTGGAGATCTGTTTTTCGCAGGTCCACGCCTTGTACGTCCCGGCGGCCAGCCAGGGTTCAAGCTTGGCCTGTCCCAGCGGCGGCACCTGATCGGACGGCGGCGGTGGCCCCGTTGGGCTGTCCACGCCGCCGCTGTCGACGGCCCCCGGAGGCGGCGACTTCGCGCCCGCGCTGCAAGCAGCGGCGACGACCGCGCAGGCGATCACGGCGGCGCTACGGAACCAATTTGTACCCGGTGCCATAGATGGTGACGATGTGGCGCGGTTTGGCGGCGTTCTCCTCGATCTTGCGGCGCAGCTTGACCACAAAGTTATCCACGCTGCGGGTGGAGGCGTTGCCCGAGACGCCCCAGATCTTGTCCAGGATCTCCTCGCGCGTGACCGGCTCGCCGGCGCGTTCGTGCAGCAGGCGCACCAGCTCGACCTCGTAGAACGACAGCGGGACGGTCTTGCCCTTGCGCAAAAGCTCGTGCTTGCGCGGGAAGATCACCGCGCCGCCGATCTCGATCTGATCGTCGACGGTGGCGGCGCGATAGAGGCGCCGAAAGATGGCGTTGATGCGCGCCACCAGCTCGCCGATGGAGAACGGCTTGGTGACGTAATCGTCGGCCCCGACGTCCAGCCCCCGGATCTTGTCCGTCTCCTGCGAGCGCGCGGTCAGCATGATGATGGGCAGCACCCGGTTGACGCTGCGGATCTCCTCGCACACCGAAAAGCCGTTGATGTCGGGCAACATCAGATCCAGCAGCACCAGGTCGGGCGCCCGCTCGCGCGCCAGTCGGACGCCGTCACGGCCAAGGCCGCTGGTGATGATCTCGAAGCCTTCGAACTCCAGCGCGTCGCGCAGGCCGCGCACCAGATCCGGCTCGTCTTCCACGATCAGAATGCGGCGGCGTCCCGCCGCGCCCGTGCTGGCTGTCATCGCCTCTCGTCAGCTCCCTTGAATTTCCTTGGCGTCCACCGGCTCGACGGCCGTCTTGTCATATTCGCCGGCGTTCGTCGACGGCGGCGATGCGCCAGGGTCTGCCGCGGCCGCCGCGCGGTTCAGCAGCGGTGACGGCGTGGCCAGAGGGGCCGCCGGCACGAACACCGTGAAGGTGGCGCCTTGTCCGGCGCTGCTGGTCACCGTCACGCGTCCACCGTGCGCCTCGGCGATGTGCTGCACCAGCGAAAGGCCGATGCCGCTGCCGCGCACGTTGCCGACGCGCGCGTTGCTCGCCCGATAGAAGCGCTCGAAGATTCGCTCCTGCTCCTCCTTGGCGATGCCGGGGCCGCGATCTTGCACCGCCAGGGCCACGCCGCCCGGCGCGCGTCCGAGGCGCACAAAAACCTCGCGGCCGTCGCTGGCGTACTTGACGGCGTTGTCCACCAGGTTCAGCAGCACCAGCGTCATGGCGTCGTCGTCCATGCGCACCAGCGGCAGCTCGGGATCGATCTCGGTGCGCAGGGCGATCTTCTCTTTTTCCAGGCGATAGCGGCAGACGTCCAAGGCCCGCTCGACCACCTCGTCCATCCGGCCCTCGTGAAAGCTGTAGCTGGCCTTTCCCCGTTCCAGCCGGGCAAAGTCCAGCACGTTGTCGATGAGGTGAGACAGACGCTCTGATTCGCGGGTGATGATGCCGGCGTACTCGCGCGCCATGCCCGGTCCCTTGTGTTTGCCGGTGGCCAAAAGCTCGCCGAACATGCGAATCAGCGACAGCGGCGTCTTCAGCTCGTGCGACACGTTGGCGATGAAATCGCTTTTCAGCTGCGACGCCCGCCGCTCGGCGCGCACCGACAGCCACACCACGCCCAGACCCACGGCGATGATCACCGTCGACACCGGAATCAGGAGCACGCCCAAGAGGCGCTCGGTCTCGGCCTGAGCGCGCAGCTCGTCGACGTTGCGCGGAGCGATCTGCACCCGCCAGGCGTACAGGGTCTTGCCGAAGGACGCGTCGTACAAGAACCGCGTGTCCTGGGCGGGCAGCGGCTGGCCCACCACTGATCGCGCCACCTCGTCCAGCACGGCGATGCGTCGCTTGCCCGACAGCGCCTCGACCTCTTCCGGCAGCCATTCCTTGATGACCAGCGGCAGGTTGATCCGCGCCGCCACGTAATAGTCGCCGCCCGCCTCGGTCTTCTTGCTGGCATAGGCGATCAGCACCGACTTGCCTTCGAACAGCTGGTGCAGGTGGCGAAAGTTACCGGGCTGGGTCGGCGTCCACGGTTTCAGCGACTTCCACTCCAGGCCCTTGACGTAATTTT contains these protein-coding regions:
- a CDS encoding DUF1592 domain-containing protein — protein: MKKLSLVSLAAVSIAVGGCQGSIGTPGGSEPGGPNGGPGSSNNPGGPGSTTGPGSTTGGNPSTSTPADPNAAGPMPLTRLTRREYNNTVSDLFNDNTNPANALPDDHDGDFLYRRFGIVTSQDATTLRDAAEAVAANAVKNNFATMVPCDTSAANEQTCIRSFVQNFGLKIYRRPVAAAEADALMALYQTGRTTLSLTVTSGVSLLLEAMLQAPEFLYHWELGPNKPTMEGSVVKLGSYENASRLSYFIWGSMPDQALFDAAAMGKLSAQADLEAQATRMLADNKARATVQEFVQEWMSLDQVSDRPKDMMVYPQFNDALKTAMNDEANAFVSNVVFDGDGLLKSLLTANYSYLEASSAGVYGVSGVSGTTAARTSLDSTQRAGILTQLGFLSLTGATNGSDPVKRGHKVYERFLCGVLPPPPANVPPAKPASAGGTTRDRYKDHDSNACAIACHSNMDPIGFAFEHYDGIGGYRTTDNNLPVDSSGSIQLDGGKKTFNDAIGLTQLLANSNDVRNCFATQVARFAYKRVDTDADRASIDGAVGEFNKGGDAVRSLLVGVAGSRSFRYRSLAAGEMNQ
- a CDS encoding RNA polymerase sigma factor, with translation MTPPVNKVILTVEKMAAVGEPPAAEVTRLLTFEEIYSQWFHDVSRWVRALGGMNADLDDLTQEVFLVVRRKLSRFDGRNLAGWLYSIAKHQVRDYRRRAWVRRFVKGPEREPEINNDSPIFLVQPTPDPGEALQRKEVERFLTQTLAKMSEMQRTAFVLFEIEGYSGEEIAELEQIPVNTVWTRLHHARKRFFELVDEARVEGRLP
- a CDS encoding response regulator transcription factor, with the protein product MTASTGAAGRRRILIVEDEPDLVRGLRDALEFEGFEIITSGLGRDGVRLARERAPDLVLLDLMLPDINGFSVCEEIRSVNRVLPIIMLTARSQETDKIRGLDVGADDYVTKPFSIGELVARINAIFRRLYRAATVDDQIEIGGAVIFPRKHELLRKGKTVPLSFYEVELVRLLHERAGEPVTREEILDKIWGVSGNASTRSVDNFVVKLRRKIEENAAKPRHIVTIYGTGYKLVP
- a CDS encoding HAMP domain-containing sensor histidine kinase; translation: MSLILALVFPAIIVAAVALAYYGYRYAVAASVRSKASLMEGNQELAQLLIGRIQDRIDQVDFDLFQGIEWTDSQADVPAPADPPVAVESFVILDGNLRIRALSPAPDPRHRKAELDRWQNYVKGLEWKSLKPWTPTQPGNFRHLHQLFEGKSVLIAYASKKTEAGGDYYVAARINLPLVIKEWLPEEVEALSGKRRIAVLDEVARSVVGQPLPAQDTRFLYDASFGKTLYAWRVQIAPRNVDELRAQAETERLLGVLLIPVSTVIIAVGLGVVWLSVRAERRASQLKSDFIANVSHELKTPLSLIRMFGELLATGKHKGPGMAREYAGIITRESERLSHLIDNVLDFARLERGKASYSFHEGRMDEVVERALDVCRYRLEKEKIALRTEIDPELPLVRMDDDAMTLVLLNLVDNAVKYASDGREVFVRLGRAPGGVALAVQDRGPGIAKEEQERIFERFYRASNARVGNVRGSGIGLSLVQHIAEAHGGRVTVTSSAGQGATFTVFVPAAPLATPSPLLNRAAAAADPGASPPSTNAGEYDKTAVEPVDAKEIQGS